A DNA window from Luteolibacter luteus contains the following coding sequences:
- a CDS encoding ABC transporter ATP-binding protein, which translates to MSAGLELKDVTIRFGGLKAVSELSFSVAPGELIGLIGPNGAGKTTVFNLITGVYTPTSGNIHFDGVSVPGKKPHEITRMGIARTFQNIRLFSSLSVLDNVRTAMMGELKHGIVHSLTRGPAFRKQEALVEKEALELLDIFGLADARDKNAKSMNYGDQRRLEIVRALATRPKLLLLDEPAAGMNPSEKEDLMHLIRFIKERYNLAVLLVEHDMKVVMGICQRIAVIEYGCKIAEGTPKEIQCHPKVIEAYLGVSVES; encoded by the coding sequence ATGAGTGCCGGACTCGAACTCAAGGACGTGACCATCCGTTTCGGCGGCCTGAAGGCCGTGAGCGAGCTGAGCTTCTCGGTGGCTCCGGGCGAATTGATCGGGCTGATCGGTCCGAACGGTGCCGGAAAAACGACGGTCTTCAACCTGATCACGGGGGTTTATACGCCGACCTCCGGAAACATCCATTTCGACGGGGTTTCCGTCCCCGGGAAGAAGCCGCATGAGATCACCCGCATGGGGATCGCGCGGACCTTCCAGAACATCCGCCTCTTCTCCTCGCTGAGCGTGCTCGATAACGTCCGCACCGCGATGATGGGCGAATTGAAGCACGGGATCGTGCATTCGCTAACCCGCGGACCTGCGTTCCGGAAACAGGAAGCACTCGTCGAAAAGGAAGCCCTCGAACTGCTTGATATCTTCGGCCTGGCAGATGCGCGGGATAAGAACGCGAAGAGCATGAACTACGGCGACCAGCGCCGTCTTGAAATCGTGCGTGCACTTGCGACCAGACCAAAGCTGCTCCTCTTGGATGAGCCAGCTGCCGGGATGAATCCTTCCGAAAAGGAGGACCTGATGCACCTGATCCGCTTTATCAAGGAGCGCTACAACCTTGCCGTGCTCCTGGTCGAACACGACATGAAGGTGGTGATGGGCATTTGCCAGCGCATCGCCGTGATCGAATATGGCTGCAAGATTGCCGAAGGCACGCCAAAGGAAATCCAGTGTCACCCGAAGGTGATCGAGGCCTACCTGGGAGTTTCTGTCGAAAGTTGA
- a CDS encoding ABC transporter ATP-binding protein encodes MLEVENLHVSYGSIKALHGVSLKVPQGSIVTLIGANGAGKSTTLRALSGLVKSNSGTIRYDGDEITRLAPHKIVSRRLCHVPEGRMVFANLTVHENLVMGAYLQKDKAWIAKQTEYVFHLFPRLKERENQAAGTMSGGEQQMLAIGRALLGNPKFLMLDEPSLGIAPLLVKAIFERIVEINKEQGLTILLVEQNANLALDISSYGYVLETGSVLLEGPSADLKANPKVQEAYLGG; translated from the coding sequence ATGCTCGAAGTCGAAAATCTGCACGTTTCCTACGGCTCCATCAAGGCGCTGCACGGCGTCTCCTTGAAGGTTCCCCAAGGAAGCATCGTGACTTTGATCGGGGCAAATGGAGCAGGCAAGTCGACCACTCTTCGCGCGCTGTCGGGTCTGGTGAAGTCGAACTCCGGAACGATCCGCTATGATGGCGATGAGATCACCCGGCTGGCTCCGCACAAGATCGTCTCACGCCGCCTCTGCCATGTGCCGGAGGGACGCATGGTTTTCGCAAACTTGACCGTCCACGAAAACCTCGTGATGGGCGCTTACCTACAGAAGGACAAGGCGTGGATCGCGAAGCAGACGGAATACGTGTTTCACCTTTTCCCTCGCCTGAAGGAACGGGAGAACCAAGCCGCGGGGACCATGTCCGGCGGTGAGCAACAGATGCTGGCAATCGGCCGGGCGCTGCTGGGCAATCCGAAGTTCCTGATGCTGGACGAGCCCTCGCTGGGGATCGCGCCGCTGCTGGTGAAGGCGATTTTCGAACGGATCGTGGAGATCAACAAGGAGCAAGGGCTCACAATCTTGCTGGTGGAGCAGAACGCGAATCTGGCTCTCGACATCTCCAGCTACGGCTATGTTCTGGAAACGGGCTCCGTTTTGCTCGAAGGCCCCTCCGCGGACCTGAAGGCAAATCCGAAAGTGCAGGAGGCTTATCTGGGAGGCTGA
- a CDS encoding ATP-dependent helicase, producing the protein MAREYTLHRRAAGPSSGIDYRAELNDEQFAAVTSPPGAALVIAGAGSGKTRTLTYRVAYLLDHDVEARNILLLTFTNKAAREMTERVRHLVPHDVSALWSGTFHSIGNRILRRHAEVLGFTKSFSILDRDDQKSLLTGVIASLEIDTKIRRFPKPDVLATMFSLVENTGESLESIIRHRYPYFEEWQSEIHRAQAGYAKRKKDTNSMDFDDLLVLTLRLFQQDEELLGLYRKRFRHILVDEYQDTNAVQSELIDLLAGGGASVMAVGDDAQSIYSWRGADMGNILSFPERHAGCHVHKIETNYRSVPEILDLSNAAIRANRARFDKDLRSAREQLGVKPALVPLEDPATQASFVAQRMLELRDEGIPLEEMAVLYRAHFQSLEIQMELTTRGIPFAITSGLRFFEQAHIKDVAAFLRFVTNRRDETSFKRIALLMPGIGAAGADKLWRDWVKSGWAEKDEVPAWSEVLSGMKPPKKAAKHWEQFGYILDELTPNGEFARPPDMIFSVLEGMYDDHLRASYDNYENRRSDIEQLMTYGANFEDVLDFLSQLSLLSAADGEPTGDRAEKDDEKVTLSSIHQAKGLEWKVVFVIWLADGQFPNGRILEADDPDQLEEERRLFYVAITRAKDELYLTYPLINPKSYTGDIIQRPSRFLDDFPRQLVEEWRITPEWGNPDDPF; encoded by the coding sequence ATGGCGCGCGAGTATACGCTGCACCGGCGGGCAGCCGGACCTTCCTCAGGAATCGATTACCGGGCGGAGCTGAATGACGAGCAATTCGCCGCCGTCACTTCTCCTCCGGGAGCAGCTCTCGTCATCGCGGGTGCGGGCTCCGGGAAAACGCGCACCCTCACTTACCGGGTGGCCTACCTGCTGGACCACGACGTGGAGGCCCGGAACATCCTGCTGCTGACCTTCACCAACAAGGCAGCCCGGGAGATGACCGAGCGCGTCCGCCATCTGGTCCCCCACGATGTTTCCGCGCTATGGAGCGGGACCTTTCACTCGATCGGTAACCGGATCCTCCGCCGCCACGCCGAGGTGCTGGGCTTCACCAAATCCTTTTCGATCCTCGATCGTGACGACCAGAAGTCGCTGCTCACCGGGGTGATCGCGTCGCTGGAGATCGATACAAAGATCCGCCGTTTCCCAAAGCCGGACGTGCTCGCGACGATGTTCAGCCTAGTGGAAAACACCGGCGAGTCCTTGGAAAGCATCATCCGCCATCGCTACCCTTACTTCGAGGAATGGCAGTCTGAGATCCACCGTGCGCAGGCGGGCTATGCCAAGCGGAAGAAGGACACGAACTCGATGGATTTCGATGACCTTCTCGTTCTCACTCTGAGACTTTTCCAGCAGGACGAAGAGTTGCTCGGACTCTACCGCAAGCGCTTCCGCCACATCCTTGTCGATGAGTATCAGGACACCAACGCCGTGCAGAGCGAGTTGATCGATCTGCTCGCCGGTGGCGGTGCCAGCGTCATGGCCGTGGGCGACGACGCACAATCCATCTACTCTTGGCGCGGGGCGGACATGGGGAATATCCTTTCCTTCCCCGAGCGCCACGCCGGCTGCCACGTCCACAAGATCGAGACCAACTACCGCAGCGTTCCCGAGATCCTCGATCTCTCCAATGCCGCGATCCGTGCAAACCGGGCGCGCTTCGACAAGGACCTGCGCTCCGCCCGCGAGCAACTGGGGGTGAAGCCGGCACTGGTTCCCCTCGAAGATCCTGCCACGCAGGCATCCTTTGTCGCCCAGCGGATGCTGGAGCTTCGCGACGAGGGGATCCCGCTTGAGGAAATGGCGGTGCTTTACCGCGCCCATTTCCAATCGCTGGAGATCCAGATGGAGCTGACCACGCGTGGCATCCCCTTCGCGATCACCAGCGGCCTGCGCTTCTTCGAGCAAGCGCACATCAAGGACGTGGCCGCCTTCCTGCGCTTCGTCACGAACCGCCGGGACGAGACCAGCTTCAAGCGGATCGCCCTGCTCATGCCGGGGATCGGAGCTGCAGGTGCCGACAAGCTATGGCGGGACTGGGTCAAAAGCGGCTGGGCGGAGAAGGATGAGGTCCCCGCTTGGAGTGAGGTGCTTTCCGGCATGAAGCCACCGAAGAAAGCCGCCAAGCACTGGGAGCAATTTGGCTACATCCTCGACGAGCTCACTCCGAACGGGGAGTTCGCCCGGCCGCCGGACATGATCTTCAGCGTGCTGGAGGGGATGTACGATGACCACCTGCGCGCCAGCTACGACAACTACGAAAACCGGCGTAGCGACATCGAGCAATTGATGACTTACGGGGCCAATTTCGAGGACGTGCTCGATTTCCTCTCCCAGCTTTCGCTACTCAGTGCCGCCGATGGAGAACCGACCGGCGACCGGGCGGAGAAGGATGACGAGAAAGTCACCCTGTCCTCCATCCATCAGGCGAAAGGGCTGGAGTGGAAGGTCGTCTTCGTGATCTGGCTGGCAGACGGGCAATTCCCGAACGGCCGGATTCTGGAAGCGGACGATCCCGACCAACTGGAAGAGGAACGGCGCCTATTCTATGTCGCAATAACCCGCGCCAAGGATGAGCTCTATCTAACTTATCCGCTTATTAATCCCAAATCCTATACCGGAGATATCATTCAGCGCCCCTCGCGCTTTCTGGATGATTTCCCCCGCCAGCTGGTTGAGGAGTGGCGGATCACTCCCGAATGGGGAAACCCGGACGACCCGTTCTAA